Proteins from a single region of Thermotoga maritima MSB8:
- a CDS encoding MFS transporter: protein MLFLTNVLRSMGTMSFNLLIQLRMKEIGATLFLIGLLSSLQGAMNTFSNVFWGRISDKIGKRKVFIILSLVLASAFYPLYAVIDVPSAILIVSMIIAFFNGMYPPAAMALSSTAKKMSLGFSLYNSSNSLGMLLSRISIGFLLMFMDLKLAFVFFSIVVAVSVIPALGLKEEKIQKKKEEDFHFGRKVMEHGIWALYLGSLLRQMGTSGSMSLIAVYLNERFHYSASTIGFITAVNPLVQIPSHFLFGKMVEKVDPKFISVLGIFMSSLVPFLMMIPENWAPVLAYAFLGASFGAFINGSNNFLGRRFHYLQRGRALGLLSSARFLGATIGPFLAGLLAEKSYSLMFSTLGLAVLSGGIVVLLFTKGGD from the coding sequence ATGCTCTTTCTCACCAACGTTCTTCGCTCTATGGGCACCATGAGTTTCAATCTTCTGATACAGCTTCGCATGAAAGAAATAGGAGCAACTCTCTTTCTGATAGGGCTCCTTTCCAGTTTACAAGGGGCAATGAACACCTTTTCTAACGTTTTCTGGGGAAGAATTTCGGACAAAATCGGGAAAAGAAAGGTATTCATCATATTGAGCCTCGTTCTAGCATCTGCTTTTTATCCTCTGTACGCGGTCATAGACGTTCCTTCTGCCATTCTGATCGTTTCCATGATCATAGCGTTCTTCAACGGAATGTATCCTCCCGCTGCCATGGCGCTCAGCAGCACTGCGAAGAAAATGTCGCTTGGATTTTCACTTTACAACTCCTCGAATTCACTTGGGATGCTTCTGAGCAGGATTTCCATAGGTTTTCTGCTGATGTTCATGGACCTGAAACTCGCTTTTGTTTTCTTTTCGATAGTCGTGGCAGTATCCGTGATTCCTGCTCTCGGGTTGAAAGAAGAGAAGATCCAAAAGAAGAAAGAGGAAGACTTTCATTTTGGAAGGAAGGTAATGGAGCATGGAATCTGGGCACTGTACCTGGGGAGTCTCTTGAGGCAGATGGGAACTTCCGGTTCCATGTCACTGATCGCTGTCTATCTAAACGAAAGATTTCATTATAGTGCTTCGACGATAGGCTTTATCACGGCTGTGAATCCACTAGTTCAAATACCATCCCATTTTTTGTTCGGGAAGATGGTAGAAAAGGTCGATCCGAAATTCATAAGTGTTCTGGGCATTTTCATGTCTTCACTGGTTCCCTTTCTCATGATGATACCTGAGAACTGGGCACCAGTGCTGGCTTATGCCTTTTTGGGAGCGAGTTTTGGAGCTTTCATCAACGGATCGAACAATTTTCTTGGAAGAAGATTCCACTACCTTCAGAGGGGAAGAGCACTTGGTCTTTTGAGCTCTGCCAGATTTCTTGGAGCAACCATCGGACCTTTCCTGGCGGGATTGCTCGCAGAAAAGTCTTACTCTCTTATGTTTTCGACACTGGGTCTTGCTGTGCTTTCAGGAGGAATAGTGGTTCTTCTGTTCACAAAAGGCGGGGATTGA
- the argR gene encoding arginine repressor, whose product MKISKKRRQELIRKIIHEKKISNQFQIVEELKKYGIKAVQPTVARDLKEIGAVKIMDESGNYVYKLLDETPVIDPWKELKRNFKSFVESIDRAGNLIVIKTIPGTASGIARVIDRLDIDEIVGTLAGDDTIFVAVRDPESCEKIVEKLSSIL is encoded by the coding sequence TTGAAAATTTCAAAGAAGAGAAGACAGGAACTGATAAGGAAGATTATACACGAGAAAAAAATAAGTAATCAATTCCAGATCGTTGAAGAACTGAAAAAATATGGAATAAAAGCAGTTCAACCAACCGTTGCTCGAGATCTGAAAGAGATAGGTGCCGTGAAGATCATGGACGAGAGCGGAAACTACGTGTACAAACTTCTCGATGAGACCCCTGTGATCGATCCGTGGAAGGAACTGAAAAGAAACTTCAAATCTTTCGTTGAGAGTATAGACAGGGCAGGGAATCTCATCGTCATAAAGACGATACCAGGTACCGCAAGCGGTATCGCTCGGGTTATAGACAGACTCGACATAGACGAAATCGTAGGTACTCTCGCTGGAGACGATACCATATTCGTCGCGGTGCGCGATCCAGAAAGCTGTGAGAAGATAGTTGAGAAGCTCTCATCTATACTCTGA
- a CDS encoding KaiC domain-containing protein, giving the protein MIKRVKTGIPGMDEILHGGIPERNIVLISGGPGTGKTIFSQQFIWNGLQMGEPGIYVALEEHPVQVKKNMEVFGWNVDPFEKEGKFAIVDAFTGGIGEYAEKEKYVVRDIDDVRELAEVLKRAVRETQAKRVVIDSVTTLYITKPAMARSIIFQLKRILSGLGCTSLFVSQVSVTEKGFGGPGVEHGVDGIIRLDLDEIDGELKRSLIVWKMRGTSHSMRRHPFEITDKGIVIYPSEGGEGR; this is encoded by the coding sequence ATGATCAAGAGGGTCAAGACGGGAATCCCGGGGATGGATGAAATTCTTCACGGCGGAATTCCTGAGAGAAACATCGTGCTCATCTCTGGAGGACCCGGTACCGGAAAGACAATCTTCTCCCAGCAGTTCATATGGAACGGTCTTCAGATGGGAGAACCCGGCATCTATGTTGCACTCGAGGAACATCCTGTTCAGGTGAAGAAAAACATGGAAGTTTTCGGCTGGAACGTTGATCCTTTTGAGAAGGAAGGAAAGTTTGCCATAGTGGACGCGTTCACAGGTGGAATCGGTGAATATGCCGAGAAAGAAAAATACGTCGTAAGAGACATAGACGATGTCAGAGAACTCGCCGAAGTGCTGAAGAGAGCGGTGAGAGAAACACAGGCAAAAAGAGTTGTGATCGATTCTGTAACCACTCTCTATATCACGAAACCTGCAATGGCAAGAAGTATTATCTTCCAGCTCAAGAGAATACTCTCAGGCCTTGGATGTACATCGCTCTTTGTGAGTCAGGTGTCAGTCACTGAGAAGGGATTCGGAGGTCCTGGTGTCGAACACGGAGTGGACGGTATCATCAGGCTGGACCTTGACGAAATCGATGGAGAACTCAAAAGAAGCCTGATCGTCTGGAAGATGAGAGGAACATCCCACTCGATGAGGAGGCATCCGTTCGAAATAACCGATAAAGGAATCGTCATATATCCTTCGGAGGGGGGTGAAGGAAGATGA
- a CDS encoding transcriptional regulator, with product MKLNFNPVTKEEIHQLETALLVGTLFRKEVLEEIRNSAERLTWVDSLAVAAGALARAKAGMTASEIAEELGRTEATIREHVKGETKAGKLVNETYELLKEGKLSVEGLIGEGIKVVTTTTGSDEKLQEVKKELEEIKQKLESVIQKL from the coding sequence ATGAAACTCAACTTCAATCCCGTGACCAAAGAGGAGATTCACCAGCTCGAGACCGCTTTGCTCGTTGGTACACTTTTCAGAAAGGAAGTGCTCGAGGAGATCAGAAATTCTGCTGAGAGGCTCACCTGGGTTGACAGCCTGGCGGTGGCAGCCGGTGCCCTTGCAAGGGCAAAGGCAGGAATGACAGCTTCCGAAATAGCAGAGGAACTTGGAAGGACAGAAGCAACAATCAGAGAACACGTCAAGGGAGAAACCAAAGCCGGAAAGCTGGTGAACGAAACTTATGAACTTCTGAAGGAAGGAAAGTTGAGTGTGGAAGGATTGATAGGTGAGGGTATCAAGGTAGTCACTACTACTACTGGTAGTGACGAAAAGCTCCAGGAAGTCAAAAAAGAACTCGAGGAGATCAAACAGAAACTTGAAAGTGTGATTCAGAAACTGTGA
- the dnaK gene encoding molecular chaperone DnaK: MAEKKEFVVGIDLGTTNSVIAWMKPDGTVEVIPNAEGSRVTPSVVAFTKSGEILVGEPAKRQMILNPERTIKSIKRKMGTDYKVRIDDKEYTPQEISAFILKKLKNDAEAYLGGEIKKAVITCPAYFNDAQRQATKEAGIIAGLEVLRIINEPTAAALAYGLDKAGKEEKVLVYDLGGGTFDVSILEIGEGVIEVIATAGNNHLGGDDFDQRLIDWMAEEFKKQHGIDLREDRQALQRLRDAAEKAKIELSTKMETDVSLPFIAVSPSGQPLHLEMRITRSLFESLTRDLVEMTRGPIEQALNDAKLSPQDIDEIILVGGMTRVPMVQRFIKEFFGKEPNKSVNPDEAVAIGAAIQAAILAGTEGAKGRDIVLVDVTPLTLGIEVKGGLFEPIIPRNTKIPVRKSKIFTTVEDGQTEVEIRVYQGERPIARENIFLGSFKLVGIPPAPRGVPQIEVTFDIDSDGIVHVSAKDLGSGKEQSMVVTGRHKLSEDEIKRMIEDAKRYEEQDKRLKEEIELKNRADDLAYSVEKTLKEHGDKIPADLKSRLEDMIRELRDAINRNDIPKVKMLFDDLQKESMKIGEYLYKSATGGETSNQ; the protein is encoded by the coding sequence ATGGCAGAAAAGAAAGAATTCGTTGTGGGAATAGACCTTGGAACGACAAATTCTGTTATAGCTTGGATGAAACCGGACGGTACAGTTGAAGTGATACCGAACGCTGAAGGAAGCAGGGTCACACCATCCGTGGTTGCGTTCACAAAGAGTGGAGAGATACTCGTAGGAGAACCCGCCAAGAGACAGATGATACTCAATCCTGAACGAACGATAAAATCCATAAAGAGAAAAATGGGAACTGATTACAAAGTGAGAATAGACGATAAAGAATACACTCCTCAGGAGATCAGCGCGTTCATTCTCAAGAAGCTGAAGAACGACGCGGAAGCGTACCTCGGTGGTGAAATAAAGAAAGCCGTCATCACCTGTCCCGCTTACTTCAACGATGCCCAGAGACAGGCAACGAAAGAGGCTGGAATCATAGCAGGTCTTGAGGTCTTGAGGATCATCAACGAACCAACCGCAGCGGCCCTCGCTTACGGACTCGATAAAGCTGGAAAAGAAGAGAAAGTGCTGGTTTACGACCTCGGTGGTGGAACGTTTGATGTCTCCATACTCGAGATAGGAGAAGGTGTGATCGAGGTCATCGCGACAGCTGGTAACAACCACCTCGGTGGAGACGACTTCGATCAGAGGCTCATTGACTGGATGGCAGAGGAATTCAAGAAACAGCACGGAATAGATCTCAGAGAAGACAGACAGGCGCTTCAGAGATTGAGAGACGCTGCCGAAAAAGCCAAGATAGAGCTTTCAACGAAGATGGAAACCGATGTGAGTTTGCCGTTCATCGCTGTCTCTCCGAGCGGACAGCCTCTGCACCTTGAAATGAGAATCACCAGAAGTCTCTTCGAATCGCTCACAAGAGATCTCGTTGAAATGACAAGAGGCCCAATCGAACAGGCACTGAACGATGCAAAGCTCTCACCACAGGATATCGACGAAATCATACTCGTCGGCGGTATGACCAGAGTTCCAATGGTGCAGAGGTTCATAAAGGAGTTCTTCGGAAAAGAACCCAACAAGAGCGTCAACCCGGACGAAGCAGTTGCTATCGGAGCAGCGATTCAGGCGGCGATACTCGCAGGCACCGAAGGAGCAAAGGGAAGAGATATCGTTCTCGTCGATGTAACACCACTAACACTCGGAATAGAAGTCAAAGGCGGACTCTTCGAACCGATAATCCCAAGAAATACCAAGATACCCGTGAGGAAGAGCAAGATCTTCACAACGGTTGAAGACGGTCAGACCGAAGTAGAAATCAGAGTCTATCAGGGTGAAAGGCCGATTGCGAGGGAAAACATCTTCCTTGGAAGCTTCAAACTCGTTGGAATTCCACCGGCACCGAGGGGTGTTCCTCAGATAGAGGTCACGTTCGACATAGACAGCGACGGAATAGTCCACGTTTCCGCAAAAGATCTCGGTTCTGGAAAAGAACAGTCCATGGTAGTCACAGGAAGACACAAGCTCTCCGAAGACGAAATAAAGAGAATGATAGAAGATGCGAAAAGATACGAAGAACAGGACAAACGTCTCAAAGAAGAAATCGAACTCAAGAACAGAGCAGACGATCTCGCATACAGCGTAGAAAAGACTCTGAAAGAACACGGAGATAAGATACCAGCGGATCTCAAGTCCAGACTTGAAGACATGATCAGAGAACTCAGAGACGCGATAAACAGAAACGACATACCAAAAGTGAAGATGCTCTTCGATGATCTTCAGAAGGAAAGCATGAAGATAGGAGAATACCTATACAAATCTGCAACTGGTGGAGAAACATCAAATCAGTAA
- a CDS encoding efflux RND transporter permease subunit codes for MKIAEISSKRPIAIFMLLMAVVFLGFISFQHLKLDLLPQIEYPYAVVITTYMGAGTEEVEELVTKPLEGYISSTPGVRRFTSMSMDSVSFILVEFDWNVKTSEAVGRLSRYVDLATRDLPEGANPVVVEFDPSLLPVYAFSTEDDYEDVVSKIKRLPEVASVEVMGKPEKIVEVILDQEKIKRFDVDPSLIETILSGNLVYPFGYVSDSEGNIYPVSVDGRFENIEDLKNTIVGFRGVKYQSLLQGKVPNILVPVRLRNIAEVNITNESVQGEVRVNGKKASLIAIYKRSGANTVKTVREIKRILRDSKINYIEAMNQAYYTERAIDNLLKNLLYGFIAAFVVVLIFLKDFTSTIVTSFSIPLSLTITFVLLYAFGLNLDTLTLGGLIMALGMLVDNSIVVFENIYRHRSLGDPIPDAARKGAGEVWLAILASTLTTVSVFLPIVFFTGFVVRLFKYFAIAFVFALSSSLFVSTVVVPAGTRWIKPRRGKLTEALQKHYRKALEWCLKRKKLVLVISFALVAISVIYLLSKPLGFLPSFQTNLMVIDVKLPSQSSYEKTAEAVKQIEDYLNEHRNEYKISSFYAEVGITNVYSQIMGRGQNEARIMVNLGGSRREFAKNREKLKNAISQLNIPEAKIEVLEQSQQIYEILGYPVTIEVRGDDLSLIQEKAKEIFERLRKLQEVKKIQIRNSFEKEVLHVKIDRNKALMNGVVAGQVFLDLQTYLLGKKIGTLRTEEGTLPIVLKKAKFLSPEDLSKISLTGLKGDVPLGVVSNISRETLPSIVEHSDGERVVYVDLVSVEGSIGEVAKKVEKLLNEIDLSGVKVEITGQKSFMDEAFSELQYVVYIAIALVYMILAAQFESFVLPFVIFFTIPFAVVGVAFAVFVNGYSLNVPVLVGLLTLSGTVVNNAIVMLTRIEQIRQEKGLLEATLEGAQSRLRPILMTTFTTIVALLPTALSHAEGSEIESPISWVVIFGMLISMLFTLFVIPVIYAAIRRKVRV; via the coding sequence GTGAAGATCGCGGAAATCTCTTCAAAAAGACCCATAGCTATCTTCATGTTGTTGATGGCTGTTGTCTTCCTTGGTTTCATTTCGTTTCAGCATCTCAAGCTGGATCTTCTTCCTCAGATAGAGTACCCTTACGCTGTTGTTATAACCACGTACATGGGAGCGGGCACGGAAGAAGTCGAAGAACTCGTAACCAAACCTCTTGAAGGGTACATTTCCTCAACTCCGGGTGTTAGAAGGTTCACCTCCATGTCGATGGATTCCGTTTCTTTCATCCTCGTCGAGTTCGACTGGAATGTGAAAACCTCCGAAGCTGTTGGAAGACTCTCAAGGTACGTAGATCTTGCCACTCGCGACCTGCCAGAGGGTGCGAATCCTGTGGTCGTAGAGTTCGATCCTTCCTTACTTCCCGTGTATGCTTTCTCAACGGAAGATGACTACGAAGATGTCGTGTCGAAAATCAAAAGACTGCCGGAAGTCGCCAGTGTAGAAGTGATGGGAAAACCAGAAAAAATCGTCGAGGTTATACTTGATCAGGAGAAAATAAAACGGTTCGATGTTGATCCTTCGTTGATAGAGACCATCCTTTCTGGAAATCTCGTTTACCCGTTCGGCTATGTGAGCGATTCTGAAGGAAACATTTACCCCGTTTCCGTTGACGGCCGGTTTGAGAACATAGAAGATCTCAAAAACACCATCGTTGGTTTCAGGGGAGTGAAGTACCAGTCCCTTCTGCAGGGTAAGGTACCGAACATACTCGTTCCCGTGAGATTGAGAAACATAGCCGAGGTTAATATAACGAACGAAAGCGTTCAGGGAGAAGTCAGGGTCAACGGAAAGAAGGCTTCTCTCATCGCTATCTACAAAAGAAGCGGTGCGAACACCGTCAAAACTGTCCGTGAAATAAAGAGGATACTGAGAGATTCCAAAATAAATTACATAGAGGCCATGAACCAGGCTTATTACACTGAAAGAGCGATCGACAATCTTCTCAAGAATCTTCTCTACGGCTTCATCGCGGCTTTCGTGGTGGTTTTGATCTTTTTGAAGGATTTCACGTCAACCATCGTCACTTCGTTTTCCATTCCGCTGTCCCTCACGATCACCTTTGTTCTTCTTTACGCCTTCGGCTTGAACCTCGACACGCTCACGCTGGGTGGTCTCATCATGGCACTGGGAATGCTGGTGGACAATTCCATAGTCGTATTTGAAAACATATACCGTCATCGCTCCCTCGGTGATCCAATACCGGACGCCGCGAGAAAAGGTGCGGGAGAGGTGTGGCTGGCGATTCTTGCTTCCACACTCACAACCGTTTCTGTTTTTCTTCCCATAGTGTTCTTCACAGGCTTTGTGGTGAGACTGTTCAAGTATTTCGCCATTGCGTTCGTCTTCGCACTTTCTTCTTCGCTGTTCGTATCTACAGTCGTCGTTCCAGCGGGTACAAGGTGGATAAAGCCAAGAAGAGGAAAACTCACCGAAGCACTGCAAAAACATTATCGGAAGGCATTGGAATGGTGTTTGAAGAGAAAGAAACTGGTCCTGGTGATTTCTTTTGCTCTGGTTGCAATCTCCGTGATTTACCTTCTTTCGAAACCTCTGGGTTTTCTCCCGTCTTTCCAGACGAATCTCATGGTGATAGATGTGAAACTTCCCTCTCAGTCGTCCTATGAGAAAACCGCCGAAGCTGTGAAGCAAATAGAAGATTACCTGAACGAACACAGAAACGAGTACAAAATCTCTTCCTTCTACGCGGAAGTTGGAATAACGAACGTTTACTCGCAGATAATGGGAAGGGGACAGAACGAAGCAAGAATAATGGTGAACCTCGGAGGAAGCAGGAGGGAATTCGCGAAAAACAGAGAGAAACTGAAGAATGCCATCTCCCAGCTGAACATTCCAGAAGCGAAAATAGAAGTTCTTGAGCAATCACAGCAGATATACGAAATTCTGGGCTATCCTGTGACGATCGAAGTTAGAGGAGATGACCTTTCCCTGATACAGGAAAAAGCGAAAGAAATCTTCGAGCGCTTAAGGAAACTGCAGGAAGTCAAAAAGATTCAGATAAGAAATTCCTTTGAAAAGGAAGTCCTTCATGTGAAAATAGACCGGAACAAAGCCCTCATGAACGGAGTGGTGGCAGGGCAGGTCTTTCTGGATCTCCAGACTTACCTTCTCGGAAAGAAAATCGGAACACTGAGAACGGAAGAAGGAACACTTCCCATCGTTTTGAAAAAGGCAAAATTTCTATCCCCCGAAGACTTATCGAAGATTTCGCTTACTGGTCTCAAAGGAGATGTCCCTCTTGGTGTTGTTTCAAACATCTCAAGGGAAACACTTCCTTCTATAGTGGAGCACTCCGATGGAGAACGTGTTGTTTACGTGGATCTGGTGAGTGTAGAAGGTTCGATCGGTGAAGTTGCAAAGAAAGTAGAAAAGCTCTTAAATGAAATTGATCTTTCTGGTGTAAAAGTGGAAATCACCGGACAGAAAAGTTTCATGGACGAAGCGTTTTCGGAGCTTCAGTATGTTGTCTACATAGCGATCGCACTCGTATACATGATTCTCGCTGCGCAGTTCGAGTCTTTTGTGCTACCTTTTGTCATATTCTTCACCATACCCTTTGCTGTCGTTGGGGTTGCCTTCGCGGTTTTCGTGAACGGATACTCACTGAATGTACCCGTTCTTGTTGGGCTTCTTACCCTTTCGGGAACGGTTGTGAACAACGCCATCGTGATGCTGACAAGAATAGAACAGATAAGACAGGAAAAAGGCCTCTTAGAGGCCACACTTGAAGGTGCTCAGAGCAGGTTAAGACCCATCCTGATGACCACCTTCACCACGATCGTTGCGCTTCTACCAACTGCACTGAGCCACGCAGAAGGATCGGAAATAGAGTCTCCGATATCCTGGGTGGTGATCTTTGGAATGTTGATATCCATGCTGTTCACTTTGTTTGTGATCCCTGTGATCTACGCCGCGATCAGAAGAAAAGTCAGAGTATAG
- the nth gene encoding endonuclease III: protein MIEELAREIVKRFPRNHKETDPFRVLISTVLSQRTRDENTEKASKKLFEVYRTPQELAKAKPEDLYDLIKESGMYRQKAERIVEISRILVEKYGGRVPDSLEELLKLPGVGRKTANIVLWVGFKKPALAVDTHVHRISNRLGWVKTRTPEETEEALKKLLPEDLWGPINGSMVEFGRRICKPQNPLCEECFLKNHCEFYRRRGKGEVRNRTER, encoded by the coding sequence TTGATAGAAGAGCTGGCAAGAGAAATCGTGAAGCGATTTCCAAGGAACCACAAAGAAACGGATCCATTCAGAGTTCTCATCTCCACTGTCCTGAGCCAGAGAACGCGCGACGAGAACACAGAGAAAGCGTCGAAGAAGCTCTTCGAAGTTTACAGAACACCGCAGGAACTCGCAAAGGCGAAACCAGAGGATCTCTACGATTTGATCAAAGAATCCGGGATGTACAGGCAAAAAGCCGAGAGGATTGTGGAGATATCCAGGATCCTCGTGGAAAAGTACGGCGGAAGAGTTCCCGATTCGCTGGAAGAACTGCTCAAACTTCCCGGTGTGGGAAGAAAAACAGCGAACATAGTGCTGTGGGTGGGTTTCAAGAAACCTGCCCTCGCGGTTGATACGCATGTTCACAGAATCAGCAACAGACTGGGTTGGGTGAAGACAAGAACACCGGAAGAAACAGAAGAAGCCCTCAAGAAATTGCTCCCGGAAGATCTCTGGGGGCCGATCAACGGTTCTATGGTCGAATTCGGAAGAAGAATCTGCAAACCGCAGAATCCTCTGTGTGAAGAGTGCTTTCTGAAGAATCACTGTGAGTTTTACAGAAGGAGGGGGAAGGGTGAAGTACGAAATCGTACTGAAAGGTAG
- a CDS encoding sulfite exporter TauE/SafE family protein: protein MIVLVFLGGILAGFLNVLAGGGSMITLPILTALGLGIDVANGTNRIAIILQNLVAIERFKAKKVLKIKEAILVALPAIVGAILGSSIAVQIEKEMLQKIVGVIFLVMAVSLVWKPRIWLEDRFVKRNWVLIYIVFFLIGIYGGFIQAGVGFLLMPAIALLLGYELVKTNAVKVFIVASYNIISLVIFILNGKVNFLYGFILALGNMTGAWLAATFSIKKGANWVRWIVFTAVIVVGIRYVF, encoded by the coding sequence GTGATCGTTCTTGTGTTCCTTGGGGGTATCCTCGCAGGTTTTTTGAACGTTCTCGCAGGTGGTGGATCAATGATCACACTTCCTATCTTAACTGCTCTGGGACTCGGAATAGATGTTGCAAACGGAACGAACAGGATCGCCATAATACTTCAAAATCTTGTGGCAATTGAAAGGTTCAAAGCCAAGAAGGTTTTGAAAATAAAAGAAGCGATTCTTGTTGCCTTGCCGGCCATAGTGGGAGCAATTCTGGGAAGCTCCATAGCGGTTCAGATAGAGAAAGAGATGCTTCAGAAAATCGTCGGTGTTATCTTCCTCGTTATGGCCGTTTCTCTTGTCTGGAAACCCAGAATCTGGCTTGAGGATAGATTCGTCAAAAGAAACTGGGTTCTCATATACATCGTCTTTTTTCTGATCGGTATCTACGGTGGGTTCATTCAAGCGGGGGTCGGTTTTCTTCTCATGCCTGCGATCGCTCTTCTTCTTGGATACGAACTGGTCAAAACAAACGCTGTAAAAGTTTTCATCGTGGCTTCTTACAATATAATCTCACTTGTGATCTTCATTCTGAACGGAAAGGTGAACTTCCTCTACGGTTTCATTCTCGCTCTTGGGAATATGACTGGTGCGTGGCTCGCTGCCACTTTCTCCATCAAAAAAGGTGCAAATTGGGTGAGATGGATCGTCTTTACAGCAGTAATCGTGGTTGGAATAAGATACGTTTTTTAA
- a CDS encoding TIGR00266 family protein, whose protein sequence is MKYEIVLKGSYALLKVFLSTGESVVVEPGAMVYMKGPIEVKTSATGGVWKALKRAILGGENFFMNTYISRGESEIGLAPQLPGDIDVIPLKDILYVQSTSFLACDPSVEMDVSFGGLKSFFSGEGIFLLKFIGHGDVAVSSFGGIKSVELQPGEEFTVDTGHVVAFDGTVKWNVRTFGGLKSTLFGGEGLVCTFTGPGRVYIQTRNYPAFVEWIKSLVPRQTGSR, encoded by the coding sequence GTGAAGTACGAAATCGTACTGAAAGGTAGCTACGCTCTTTTGAAGGTGTTTCTTTCGACCGGAGAGAGTGTTGTGGTAGAACCGGGTGCGATGGTCTACATGAAAGGACCCATCGAAGTTAAAACCTCAGCAACGGGAGGTGTCTGGAAAGCCCTCAAAAGAGCTATTTTGGGCGGGGAGAACTTTTTCATGAACACGTACATATCTCGCGGAGAAAGTGAAATCGGTCTGGCTCCTCAGCTTCCGGGAGATATAGACGTGATACCTCTGAAAGACATCCTCTACGTTCAATCGACTTCTTTCCTGGCATGTGATCCTTCGGTGGAAATGGACGTTTCATTCGGTGGTTTGAAATCATTCTTCTCTGGTGAAGGAATATTTCTCTTGAAATTCATTGGTCACGGTGATGTGGCCGTTTCCTCTTTTGGAGGAATAAAGTCTGTAGAACTCCAGCCGGGAGAGGAGTTCACCGTTGATACGGGACATGTTGTGGCGTTCGATGGAACGGTGAAATGGAACGTCAGAACATTTGGTGGACTGAAATCCACACTCTTTGGTGGGGAAGGCCTGGTGTGTACTTTCACAGGCCCGGGAAGGGTCTACATCCAGACGAGAAATTATCCCGCTTTTGTCGAGTGGATAAAGTCTCTTGTTCCTAGGCAGACGGGTAGCAGATGA
- a CDS encoding phosphate propanoyltransferase: MITDGIMHKVREVYQLLRKEPGIIVGVSNRHVHLSREDLETLFGEGYELTPVKELRQPGQYAAKETVTIVGPKGAIENVRVLGPVRKETQVEISRTDAFRLGVRPPVRDSGDLEGTPGIVIIGPNGILVKEKGVIIAKRHIHMHPKDAEYYGVKDKDIVKVIVESGDRRLIFDDVLIRVREDFALEFHVDTDEANAAMLNTGDLVYIVEF, from the coding sequence ATGATAACAGATGGAATAATGCATAAAGTTAGGGAGGTGTACCAATTGCTCAGGAAAGAACCCGGGATAATCGTCGGAGTGAGCAACAGGCACGTCCATCTTTCCAGAGAAGACCTAGAGACACTCTTTGGGGAAGGTTACGAACTCACACCGGTGAAAGAACTCAGACAGCCCGGTCAGTACGCTGCGAAGGAAACCGTCACCATAGTTGGTCCAAAAGGTGCCATTGAAAACGTCCGTGTGCTTGGACCCGTCAGGAAAGAGACCCAGGTGGAGATCTCCAGAACGGATGCATTCAGGCTCGGTGTAAGACCCCCTGTAAGAGACTCGGGGGACCTCGAGGGAACCCCGGGAATCGTCATAATAGGTCCAAACGGGATCCTGGTGAAGGAAAAGGGAGTCATCATAGCGAAAAGACACATACACATGCACCCAAAAGACGCAGAATACTACGGTGTGAAAGACAAGGACATAGTGAAGGTGATCGTTGAAAGCGGAGACAGAAGGTTGATATTCGACGATGTTCTCATAAGGGTGAGGGAAGATTTCGCCCTGGAATTTCATGTGGACACGGACGAAGCAAACGCCGCCATGCTCAACACAGGAGATCTCGTCTACATCGTGGAGTTCTAG
- a CDS encoding Hsp20/alpha crystallin family protein — protein sequence MLLGRREDIFRPFRELQREIDRLFDDFFRTEVRPAKEFFAPDMDVYETDDEVVIEVEIPGIDRKDVKITVEENILKISGEKKLEREQKGKNYYYVERSAGKFERAIRLPDYVDVEKIKAEYKNGVLTIRVPKKEERKKKVIEVEVQE from the coding sequence ATGCTTCTTGGAAGAAGAGAAGACATCTTCAGGCCGTTCAGGGAACTCCAGAGGGAGATCGACAGGCTCTTCGATGACTTCTTCAGGACGGAGGTCAGACCCGCTAAGGAGTTCTTTGCACCAGACATGGATGTGTACGAAACAGACGATGAAGTAGTGATAGAAGTAGAAATCCCAGGCATAGACAGAAAAGACGTCAAAATAACGGTTGAAGAGAACATTTTGAAGATCTCTGGTGAAAAGAAACTCGAAAGAGAACAGAAAGGTAAAAACTATTACTACGTTGAGAGAAGCGCTGGAAAATTCGAAAGGGCAATCAGACTCCCAGACTACGTTGACGTAGAAAAGATCAAAGCAGAGTACAAGAACGGTGTTCTCACGATAAGGGTACCAAAGAAAGAAGAAAGGAAGAAGAAAGTGATCGAGGTGGAGGTTCAGGAGTAA